GCGGTTCGGCTCGCCGAAACAGCTGCACCGGGTCGCCGGCGTCTCTCTGGTGCGACGCGCGGCCGAGGCGGCGACGTCGGCGGGCTGCCGGCCCCTCGTCGTCGTTTTGGGTGCCGCGTCGGACGCGATCGCTCCCGAGCTCGAGTCCCTCGACTGCACGATCGTCGTCAACGACGGCTGGCGGGAAGGGATGAGCTCCTCGATCCGCGCGGGGGTCGTCCGGCTCCGCCAGGCGGCGCCCGACTGCTCGGCCGCGCTCCTGCTCCTCGCCGACCAGCCGTCCGTCGACGAACGGCTGATTGGGGCCCTCGTCGAGCGATTTCGATTCGGA
This genomic interval from Thermoanaerobaculia bacterium contains the following:
- a CDS encoding nucleotidyltransferase family protein → MNGVAAILLAAGGSRRFGSPKQLHRVAGVSLVRRAAEAATSAGCRPLVVVLGAASDAIAPELESLDCTIVVNDGWREGMSSSIRAGVVRLRQAAPDCSAALLLLADQPSVDERLIGALVERFRFGPELAAACRYGGVLGPPAIFSAGLFGELESLRGDEGARSLLRSGRIEVAELDFPEGAFDVDTRPDGRES